CTTTTCTTTCATTTGTTTAATTCCGCGGTTTTTCAGGTGGGTGTTTTTCCGTACATCGCTATTGCTTTGTCGGTATTCTTTTTTAACCCCGAAACCATTCGCCGGCTATTTTTCAGAAAAAAGCCTCCACTATCCGCCAACCGAGAATTAAGCCAACCGGAGATGGAAGTTTCCCGCACGCCATTGGCACTTTATGTACTAGCGGTTTACTTCTTTATTCAGCTAGTTTTACCGTTGCGGCATTGGTTTATTCCCGGCGACGTGCACTGGACCGAAGAAGGTCACCGCATGTCCTGGCAAATGATGCTCCGCGCGAAAACTGGTACTATTACTTTTGAAGTGCGCGACCCCAGCACTAACCAAAGCCAAACCGTTTCCCCCAACCAATTTCTTACCAGCAAACAAGCCAGCGTTATTGCCGTGCGGCCCGATTTAATCTGGCAATTTGCGCAATTTTTAAAAAAACACTACCAGCAGCAAGGCTATAAACAAGTGCAGGTTTTTGCCCACGCCCAAGCCAGCCTCAACGGCCGGCCGTACCAACCGTACATTGACCCGAAAACCGATTTAGCCGCAGTACCCTGGCAACCCTTTCAACACGCCGCCTGGATTCTACCGTACCAGAAATAGCGTTAGGTTGAGTGGTGAAATGTAAAAATTTTAAAAAATAAAGTAATAACTAGCTTACAGATGCATTACCGCCCAGTACACCCCTTTTACTACTTCGGCCATCTTGGCGAAATCTAAGGTATCCAGGGTATCTGTAACCTGGTGGTAATTAGGGTTGCGGTAAAAAGAGGTGTTGGTAATCATTACGGCCGGGTACCCATTGGCCCAATAGTTCAGGTGATCTGAAAAATCTACACCCGGAATAGATGCGGGCGCGTTCAGGGATTGCACGTCAATGGCGCTACCAGCCAGCATGTACTTTTTTACGTGCGCTACTAACTCATTCTGGTTTAAATCTCCGACTACCGATATAAAATTAGCTTTATCGGGGTAAATGGCATCCATGCCGGGTACCGGGTAGCGTTGCGAGCCTTTTTCTTCAGAGAAATAGCCAATCATTTCGAGGCACACCATGGCTTTTACCGTTACGCCTTCTTTTTTTAAAGATTTAGCGTGTACCGCGCTGCCCATGGATTCGGTTTTAAAAAATGGCGGCTCTTCCAGGCAATATGAAACCAGATCGATGCGGTATTTTAAAGTTTTTTCTTCGGCGTGTAAAAGCCGGGCTAACTCCAGCAAACCGGCCACCCCGCTGGCATTATCGTCAGCGCCGGGTTGGTTGCCGCACACGTCGTAGTGGGCGCCCAGAATAATGCGTTCGCCGGTACCGGGACCCAGGGTACAAATCACGTTTTTATACGTTTGCCCGTTTACCTGAAATTCCTGGTAACTTACCCGTTCGCTTATTTTTTTAAATTCCTGATAAATGTATGTAGCGGCTTGCTCGATGCCCGCAGGATTAAAAGCCTGCCGGGCCGGTTTAATGTTTGTCAGATACTGTACATCAGCGTAAAGTCGGCTATTTACTACTTTTATTTCCGGCGTGCTCTTCATACCAACTTCTATTACAGGATTAAAAATAACATACGCACTAATCAGCCCAATACTTATTACGATTGCCAGTAAAACCAACACTTTTTTCATAGATTTTGGCCGATGGTTTTGGAGTTAGAAGAATACTAACGAGAGATACTTTATAGGGTTAAGCTTTTAGTAAGGGTTGTTCTTTGGAGTTTGTTCAAGTCTCCAGACTGAGGCGCTATCTAACCTGCTGGCTTCAAGTTTTGCCTCGTGGCCGGCGGGCCTCGTTCGGCTCTTTCGGGCCTTTTAAGCTTCCTTTCCTCGACTCCGTCTGCGGAATTCTGCTTCGCAGAACCAGAACCTAAGCTTCGAAGAATCCAGAAGGCCCTCAATAGCCAAACTGGTGTCTTTGTGCTTTTAGTTACTGATTTTCCGTTTGCTGATAAGTTTTGATGGTGTTGTTGAGAAGGGTTGAGGAAACTTAAATAATTAACTGTTCTCTACTAAAATCAACCA
The sequence above is a segment of the Adhaeribacter swui genome. Coding sequences within it:
- a CDS encoding M28 family peptidase; this encodes MKKVLVLLAIVISIGLISAYVIFNPVIEVGMKSTPEIKVVNSRLYADVQYLTNIKPARQAFNPAGIEQAATYIYQEFKKISERVSYQEFQVNGQTYKNVICTLGPGTGERIILGAHYDVCGNQPGADDNASGVAGLLELARLLHAEEKTLKYRIDLVSYCLEEPPFFKTESMGSAVHAKSLKKEGVTVKAMVCLEMIGYFSEEKGSQRYPVPGMDAIYPDKANFISVVGDLNQNELVAHVKKYMLAGSAIDVQSLNAPASIPGVDFSDHLNYWANGYPAVMITNTSFYRNPNYHQVTDTLDTLDFAKMAEVVKGVYWAVMHL